The Pseudomonadota bacterium DNA window GAGAAAACCCCATCCTTCACGGTGAATCCGGCCAGGGGCTCATATCATTGTTTCGGCTGCAATGAAGGCGGCGACGTCTTTTCTTTTTACATGCAGTACCACAATGCAACCTTTCCGGAAGCACTGAAGAACCTGGCCCGCCGCTACAACGTGACCCTGCCGGAAAAACCCCTTTCCCATCAGGACCAGGAGCGGGCCAGAAAAAGAATCAACCTCTACGAGATTCAGGAGCGGGCCGCGACCCTGTTTCACGAAACACTGCTGCACGATCCGCTGGCCGCCGGGGCGAGAAAATACCTGGAAGACCGGGAAATCCCCACGGAAATCATCAGCAGATTCCGGCTCGGCTATGCCCCGGACCGCTGGGATTTCCTGGCGGGCAGGATCACCGACTCCCACCGGCGCGACCTGGCCTGTGAGGCGGGGCTGCTGGTACGAAAAGAACGGGGCGGGTTTTACGATCGATTCCGGGACCGGCTTCTCTGCCCGATCATGAATATGAGCGGCCAGACCGCCGGATTCAGCGGCCGGATTCTCGGGGCCGGCCAGCCCAAATACATGAATTCACCCGAAAGCCCGGTCTATGACAAAAGCCGTCTGGTGTATGGTCTCTACCAGAACCGGGAACAGATCAGGAAGGCAAGGCGCTGCCTTCTGGTTGAAGGAAATTTCGACCTGCTGTCTCTTGCCGCCAAAGGGTTTGATTACGCTGCGGCGCCACTGGGCACCGCCCTGACGAGATATCAGGTGCGCTCCCTGAAAGGGTATGCGGAAGAGGTGGTCATCCTCTTTGACGGGGATGCCGCGGGATTGAAGGCGGCAATGAAAGCGGTGCCGGTATTTCTCTCCGAGCATGTTGAGGCAAGAGTCCTGATTCTCCCCCCTGAGCACGACCCGGACACCTTTATCAGGGCACACGGCAAGGAGGCACTGGCCCGGAAAATCGAGACTTCGGTATCATTGCCGGAGTTTGTATTTCACCATCTGAAATCAATCCACACCACCTCGGTTGACGGAAAGGCCCGGATCGTTACGGAAATGCAGGGCATCATCAATGAACTGGAAGACAACTCGGTAGAGAAAACCGTTTTCGTTTCTCATTTTGCCCAGAAACTTGGAATCCCTCCGGAACAGCTGGTAAAAACAAATGCGGGGATCGCTCCGCCGGGCAACGCGGATAAAAACAAAGATCGCAAAAAAACAGAGCCCCTCACCCTCTCTTTCAAGGAAAAACAGTTTCTGGAATTTTTAATTATTTTCCCAGAATACTTGCAAAAATTCACAGAAGCTGGCATTGAAGATGTAATCATCGGTTCTTTTGGCAAGCTTATTTTAAAGCATCTGCAGGAGAGTGCCGATGATGCAACAGGTGGGCAGGAACGTCTGCTGGATCTGGCCGAGGGGGAGGAAAGAGCCTTTATCTCAGAATTGCTTATCACTTCGCCATCCTACACCGATGAAGAGAAAGAGCACACCGCAGCCGAAAAACTCGGCTGGCTGCACCATAATCGATTAAAAATCATGCGGGAAAATCTGACCCGCCAGATCAATGAAGCCCATCGATCTGGAGACGTTGCATTGTGCATGAAACTTATCGAACAGAAAAACTCCCTGGATAAGGGCCCCGGCAATCAGGAATTGAGCTAGCCGGTTGAAACTTGCTGGAGAACTTTATTGACAGGTCGCAAAGCGCACAGCAAGAATAAAGGGGCGGGGGGAAAATCCACCGGAGATTTCCCTGTACCGGAATTCGATGATGACCTTGATGATGGTCTTGAGGATACCGAGGCTGTATTCGCCGATGGGTCTTCCGACGATGAATCCCTTGATGAACTGACCGCGATCATCGGTGATGACGCCGCCTATGCGGAAGCGCCCACCAGTATCGGCGCGGACAGTGACAATGAGTTTGCCGATCACGAAACCCCTGATCCAGTCAAGGTCTACCTGCGTGAGATGGGGGCTGTCTCCCTGCTCTCCTCCAAACAGGAAATCGAACTGGCCAAGCAGATCGAAAAAAGCGAGAAGCTGATCCAGGGGGCAATCATTGCGACCCCCGTAGCTCTTTCCGTATTGAAACAAATTGCAACCGCCCTCCAGGACGACAGCCTGTCGATCGCCAGCGTGATCCGGGGCGTGAACGACGCCGACCCCAAAGCAGTAAACGAAATCAAAGACCGTTTTATCTGGCAGATCAGAGAAGCGGAACGTCTTGAGCGTGAAATGATCGCCTTCCGCAAGGACCTTCAGGACCCTGAGATCGATCAGGCAACATACATGAAGGTCTCGATCAGGATTGAGAGAAACGAAAATTCGGTGGTCCGCCTTTTTCAGGAAGACCGGATCGCCGGCAAGTTCATCAAGGAGATCATCAATAAATTACGCCGGCTGGCAATCATCATGGAAGAGGCCACCAACCGGGCCCGGAAAGCCAGAGAAGCGGAAGAAGGCAAAAGCGGTCAGCCGACCGCGGACGAAATCCGGCTGCACATGATTGAAGCCAAGCATGGCATCGACCATGAAACACTGCAGGAGATTTTCTCGAAAATCGCCCTGGGCGAAGAAACCTCTCTCCATGCCAAAAAATACCTGGCCCAGGCCAACCTCCGGCTGGTGGTCAGCGTCGCAAAAAAATATGCAAACCGCGGGCTGCAACTCCTGGACCTGATCCAGGAAGGCAACATCGGGCTCATGAAAGCGGTGGACAAATTTGAATACCGTCGCGGTTACAAATTCAGCACCTATGCGACATGGTGGATCAGACAGGGAATCACCAGGGCCATCGCCGATCAGGGCCGGACCATCCGCATCCCGGTCCACATGATTGACACCATCAATCGCCTGTTGAAATGCTCCAAAAAATTAACCCGGGAGACCGGCCAGGAACCAAGCCCTGCCGAGCTTGCCCTGGAACTGGATATTGATGAAGAAAAAGTAAAAAATATCCTGAAGATCTCCAAGGAGCCTGTCTCCCTTGATGCTCCCATCGGTGGTGGGGAAGACAGCTTTCTCGCAGATTTCATTGAAGACGAGGACAGCATGTCGCCGCAGGATGCCTCCGTCAAGGAGAGCCTGAAAAAAAGCTTAAGCGATGTCCTCTCCACCCTCTCGCCACGGGAAGAGAGTGTGGTCAGAATGCGCTTCGGCCTGGACAACGAACTCGACCTGACCCTTGAAGAGGTCGGGAAAAACTTTTCGGTGACCAGAGAGAGAATCCGCCAGATAGAAGCCAAGGCCATCAAGAAGCTGAAACATCCATCACGAAAAAAATACCTTTCCAGCTTCAATGAGGATCGCTGACCCCCAAGCTTTTTCTCCCTTGCCGTCTCCCCATCAGATGTCTGCCGCAAACGCACCATGCTATGAAGGTAATCCCGGACCCGTTTTTCCTTTGGCAAGAATATCCAGATTCATCTTTCACCCTTCGGGGATAAGTTTCGTACGAGCGCAGACAAGCTGCTCAACTTGAGCTTTATCCCCCTGAAAGCAAGGATGATTCGGGAAATTATTTGTTGACAGAGTTCCCCCTTGTTTTATAGTTCCGTCCTGTTTTCCAGATGAGCCGGAGCTGTATTCCAGAAAATTATTCTTTGATTTCGGGATGTGACATCTTCCCAGATGATTGATCCCTGGATGACGGATACTTGCTGCAAATGAAGGACCATGGAGCCGCCGGACACCCCGGCCAGGTTTTTTTTTCGGAACATCTGGAAACACCGTTGTTTTTTTGAACGACTCGAACACCTGCCCATTATAGCGGCAATTGCAAAAGGTCTTCCGCCCTTCAGGATTGCACCAGGCTCCCGGGGCAATAGAGAAAGAAAGTCTCTATCTGGAATTACATGGAACGTATTGAAGCGTGGCTTACATTATATATGACTCCGGGGCTCGGTTCAGCCGGGTGCAGACAACTGGTCAAACGTTTTGGCGAGCCCGCATTGGCACTGCAAGCCTCCCGCCGCGAGCTTGAAACGGTTCCCGGACTCAAAAAAGAATGTATAGAATCAATCGGACTTGAAAGCATCAGGACAAAGGCCCGGAAAGAATATGAGCAGGCGCGGAAGTCGGGGGTCGCGATTCTCTGCTGGGACGATCCTGGATACCCTGCCATGCTCCGTGAAATTCCCGGCCCACCGGCCCTGATCTATGTGAGAGGAAGCGCCGCATCTCTCTCCGGACCGGCCATCAGCATTGTCGGATCAAGGGCTGCCAGTTCATATGGAACAAGAGCTGCTGAAGATCTGGCCGGCCAGCTGGCCCGGCTTGGTTACACAATAGTCAGCGGCCTCGCCCTGGGGATCGACACCGCGGCCCATCGCGGAGCATTACAGGCCGGGGGAAAGACCATCGCGGTTCTCGGCTGCGGCGTTGATATTGTCTATCCCCGACAGAACCTGAAACTGTACGGTGACATTCAGGGAAATGGTGCGGTAATAAGTGAGTATCCGTTCGGCACCAAACCGGAAAGTTTTCGTTTCCCGGGCCGAAACAGAATTATCAGCGGCTTGAGCCGCGGGGTGGTTATTGTCGAGGCGGCACGTCGTTCCGGCTCCCTGATCACCGCGAACTACGCACTTGAACAGGGCAGGGAAGTCTTTGCCGTGCCGGGCCGGGTTGACTCCCCTAAAAGCGAAGGCACCCATCGCCTTCTCCAGGACGGGGCAAAGCTTGTCCTGAATGCAGATGACATTGTCAATGAACTGGGACCGGACTGTCCGTCCAGCGGAGATGCGGTTGCCTCAGTGAAAGCCCGGAAAAAAGACCTTCCCGAGCTTGATGAACAAGAGAAAGTGCTGCTGGGTCTTCTTGAGGTGTACCCGAAACCAATTGACGACATCATTACCGAAAGCGGCATGCCGGTGGAAAAAGTAAACGAACTGATGCTCCTTCTTGAACTGAAAGGAGCCTGCGAAGTTCTGCCGGGCAGGCAGTATCAGTTGAGAAATTGAAGCTCCCCGCAGCAGATAGCAAACAGCGTGAGACTTCGAGCTGCGGGGAATGCGTTTCGCTGTGCATCATAAGCACAACACTCCCTTCGGGGACAAACTTCGGAAGAGCCGCCGGTTTACTCAACCTGAGCTTTTACACCTTAATAACTTTTAGATAGAAGAGAAAAATGTCCAAATCCCTGATCATTGTTGAATCCCCGGCCAAGGCGCGAACCCTGCAGAAATACCTTGGCAAATCGTTTACGGTCAAAGCTTCTGTCGGCCACATCCGCGACCTGCCGACCAACAGCCTGGGCGTTGATGTCGAGAATGATTTCGAGCCGAAATATGTGACCATCAGGGGGAAAAGCAAGATCATCAACGAACTCAAAAGCGCGGCGAGCAAGGCTGACGAAATCTTTCTGGCCCCCGACCCGGACCGCGAGGGTGAAGCCATCGCTTACCACATCGCGGAAAGCTTAAAAAAAACCAACAAACCGATCCATCGGGCGCTGTTCCATGAGTTGACGAAGAAGGCGATTCTGAACGCCATAGAGAATTCC harbors:
- the dnaG gene encoding DNA primase — its product is MTNFSSKDDSVQLVKEAADIVEIIGEHVNLKKAGTNYKGLCPFHSEKTPSFTVNPARGSYHCFGCNEGGDVFSFYMQYHNATFPEALKNLARRYNVTLPEKPLSHQDQERARKRINLYEIQERAATLFHETLLHDPLAAGARKYLEDREIPTEIISRFRLGYAPDRWDFLAGRITDSHRRDLACEAGLLVRKERGGFYDRFRDRLLCPIMNMSGQTAGFSGRILGAGQPKYMNSPESPVYDKSRLVYGLYQNREQIRKARRCLLVEGNFDLLSLAAKGFDYAAAPLGTALTRYQVRSLKGYAEEVVILFDGDAAGLKAAMKAVPVFLSEHVEARVLILPPEHDPDTFIRAHGKEALARKIETSVSLPEFVFHHLKSIHTTSVDGKARIVTEMQGIINELEDNSVEKTVFVSHFAQKLGIPPEQLVKTNAGIAPPGNADKNKDRKKTEPLTLSFKEKQFLEFLIIFPEYLQKFTEAGIEDVIIGSFGKLILKHLQESADDATGGQERLLDLAEGEERAFISELLITSPSYTDEEKEHTAAEKLGWLHHNRLKIMRENLTRQINEAHRSGDVALCMKLIEQKNSLDKGPGNQELS
- the rpoD gene encoding RNA polymerase sigma factor RpoD → MGAVSLLSSKQEIELAKQIEKSEKLIQGAIIATPVALSVLKQIATALQDDSLSIASVIRGVNDADPKAVNEIKDRFIWQIREAERLEREMIAFRKDLQDPEIDQATYMKVSIRIERNENSVVRLFQEDRIAGKFIKEIINKLRRLAIIMEEATNRARKAREAEEGKSGQPTADEIRLHMIEAKHGIDHETLQEIFSKIALGEETSLHAKKYLAQANLRLVVSVAKKYANRGLQLLDLIQEGNIGLMKAVDKFEYRRGYKFSTYATWWIRQGITRAIADQGRTIRIPVHMIDTINRLLKCSKKLTRETGQEPSPAELALELDIDEEKVKNILKISKEPVSLDAPIGGGEDSFLADFIEDEDSMSPQDASVKESLKKSLSDVLSTLSPREESVVRMRFGLDNELDLTLEEVGKNFSVTRERIRQIEAKAIKKLKHPSRKKYLSSFNEDR
- the dprA gene encoding DNA-processing protein DprA → MERIEAWLTLYMTPGLGSAGCRQLVKRFGEPALALQASRRELETVPGLKKECIESIGLESIRTKARKEYEQARKSGVAILCWDDPGYPAMLREIPGPPALIYVRGSAASLSGPAISIVGSRAASSYGTRAAEDLAGQLARLGYTIVSGLALGIDTAAHRGALQAGGKTIAVLGCGVDIVYPRQNLKLYGDIQGNGAVISEYPFGTKPESFRFPGRNRIISGLSRGVVIVEAARRSGSLITANYALEQGREVFAVPGRVDSPKSEGTHRLLQDGAKLVLNADDIVNELGPDCPSSGDAVASVKARKKDLPELDEQEKVLLGLLEVYPKPIDDIITESGMPVEKVNELMLLLELKGACEVLPGRQYQLRN